In a single window of the Prionailurus viverrinus isolate Anna chromosome D3, UM_Priviv_1.0, whole genome shotgun sequence genome:
- the LOC125149489 gene encoding glutathione S-transferase theta-1-like yields MPLELFLDLYSPPCRAIYIFAKKNGIPFEFRPVELGRGEHLKPEFLKVNPLGKVPALRDGDFLLAESVAILLYLSRKYQTAPYWYPPDLQARARVDEYLAWQHTAIQLPATNVYLCKSLLPHFSGQPVDTVRLDRLLGKLKPALQHLDQEVLAAKPFLATEQVSLADLMAFTELMQPTAVGCDLFRDWPQLAAWRARVEAALGPELVQDAHKLVLQPRDPRDAQQDPRLAQELVHRLQERLS; encoded by the exons ATGCCGCTGGAGCTGTTTCTGGACCTGTACTCGCCCCCCTGCCGTGCCATTTACATTTTCGCCAAGAAGAATGGCATTCCCTTTGAGTTTCGGCCTGTGGAGCTGGGACGAG GGGAGCACCTGAAGCCTGAATTCTTGAAGGTGAACCCCCTGGGGAAGGTGCCTGCCCTGAGGGATGGAGACTTCCTGTTGGCGGAGAG TGTGGCCATCCTTTTATACTTGAGCCGCAAGTACCAGACGGCACCATACTGGTATCCACCTGACCTGCAGGCCCGCGCCCGAGTCGACGAGTACCTGGCGTGGCAGCACACGGCCATCCAGCTGCCTGCCACCAATGTCTACCTGTGTAAG TCCCTCCTGCCCCACTTCTCGGGGCAGCCTGTGGACACCGTGCGCCTAGACCGGCTGTTGGGGAAGCtgaaaccagccctgcagcacCTGGATCAGGAAGTCCTAGCGGCCAAACCCTTCCTGGCTACCGAGCAGGTCTCCCTAGCAGATCTGATGGCATTCACGGAGCTGATGCAG cccactgctgttGGCTGCGACCTCTTCCGAGACTGGCCCCAGCTGGCAGCCTGGCGAGCCCGAGTAGAGGCTGCCCTGGGCCCTGAGCTTGTCCAAGATGCGCACAAGCTTGTGCTACAGCCGCGGGACCCCAGAGATGCCCAGCAGGACCCCCGGCTGGCACAGGAGCTGGTGCATCGGCTGCAGGAGCGGCTCAGTTGA